One genomic segment of Cottoperca gobio chromosome 21, fCotGob3.1, whole genome shotgun sequence includes these proteins:
- the LOC115026448 gene encoding trace amine-associated receptor 1-like yields the protein MLTYTVVSFISLPTVALNLLVIISISHFRQLHTPTNLLILSLAVSDFFVGLLLMPFGIILTDACWFLGDLMCALYYVVHFIIISSSVGNMVLISIDRYLAICDPLRYTTRVTLNRTKVCVCLCWICSFLYNCLIAKDFLRQPDSYNSCYGECVFVVDYITGPIVFVFSFIVPVTVIIVLYMRVFVVAVSQARAMRSHIAAVTLQRSVGGTAKKSEMKAARTLGIAVVVFLFCSFIYYSPSPSSEDIKVSSSSSLVAVWLMYFNSCLNPVIYAFFYPWFRKSIKLIVTFKILRPDSCDTKIL from the exons ATGCTCACTTACACCGTGGtgtccttcatctctctgcccACTGTAGCTCTCAACCTGCTGGTCATCATCTCTATCTCCCACTTCAG gcagctccacacccccaccaacctcctcatcctctccctggctgtctcaGACTTCTTCGTGGGCCTCCTGCTAATGCCTTTTGGAATCATTTTAACAGATGCTTGCTGGTTCCTGGGTGACCTAATGTGTGCTCTGTATTATGTTGTACATTTTATCATTATCTCTTCTTCAGTTGGAAACATGGTGCTCATATCAATTGATCgttatttggctatttgtgaccctctacgttacaccaccagagttactctgaacagaacaaaagtctgtgtttgtctctgttggatttgctcttttctctataATTGTCTAATTGCAAAGGACTTTCTGAGACAACCTGATTCATATAATTCCTGCtatggagagtgtgtatttgttgttgacTATATCACAGGAcctattgtttttgtcttttcctttaTTGTCCCTGTTACTGTCATCATAGTTCTGTATATGAGAGTATTTGTGGTGGCTGTGTCTCAGGCTCGAGCCATGCGCTCTCATATTGCAGCTGTTACACTCCAGCGTTCAGTTGGTGGAACTGCTAAGAAATCTGAGATGAAAGCAGCCAGGACTCTCGGTATTGCTGTAGTTGTCTTTctattttgttcatttatatattactCTCCATCCCCGAGCAGTGAGGATATTAAAGTCAGTAGTTCATCCTCACTTGTTGCAGTCTGGCTAATGTATTTTAACTCTTGTCTAAACCCAGTGATCTATGCCTTCTTTTACCCCTGGTTTAGAAAATCTATCAAACTCATTGTTACCTTTAAGATACTTCGGCCTGACTCTTGTGATACTAAAATACTgtag
- the LOC115026181 gene encoding trace amine-associated receptor 13c-like: METSEGAELCFPQLNNSCRKPMPSQSDAMIAYTVLSFISLLTAALNLLVIISISHFRQLHTPTNLLILSLAVSDFFVGLLLMPAGIISTDACWFLGDLMCVLYHVVNIIITSSSVGNMVLISIDRYLAICDPLRYTTRVTLNRTKVCVCLCWICSILYNCLIFKDFLRQPDSYNSCYGECVFVLNYVTGTVDIVFTFIVPVTVIIVLYMRVFVVAVSQARAMSSHIAAVTLQRSVGGTAKKSEMKAARTLGIVVVVFIMCFVPYYSPSLKGEDIKVSSSSSLVSVWLLYFNSCLNPVIYAFFYPWFRKSIKLIVTFKILRPDSCDTKIL; encoded by the exons atggagactTCAGAAGGAGCTGAACTCTGCTTTCCACAACTCAACAATTCCTGCAGGAAACCCATGCCATCTCAGTCAGATGCCATGATCGCTTACACCGTGCtgtccttcatctctctcctcactgcAGCTCTCAACCTGCTGGTCATCATCTCTATCTCCCACTTCAG gcagctccacacccccaccaacctcctcatcctctccctggctgtctcaGACTTCTTCGTGGGCCTCCTGCTAATGCCGGCTGGAATCATTTCAACAGATGCTTGCTGGTTCCTGGGTGACCTAATGTGTGTTCTGTATCATGTTGTAAATATTATCATTACATCTTCTTCAGTTGGAAACATGGTGCTCATATCAATTGATCgttatttggctatttgtgaccctctacgttacaccaccagagttactctgaacagaacaaaagtctgtgtttgtctgtgttggattTGCTCTATTCTCTATAATTGTCTCATTTTCAAGGACTTTCTGAGACAACCTGATTCATATAATTCCTGCtatggagagtgtgtatttgtcCTTAACTATGTCACAGGAActgttgacattgtgtttacCTTTATTGTCCCCGTTACTGTCATCATAGTTCTGTATATGAGAGTATTTGTGGTGGCTGTGTCTCAGGCTCGAGCCATGAGCTCTCATATTGCAGCTGTTACACTCCAGCGTTCAGTTGGTGGAACTGCTAAGAAATCTGAGATGAAAGCAGCCAGGACTCtaggtattgttgtagttgtgtttataatgtgtttcgTTCCATATTACTCTCCATCCCTGAAAGGTGAGGATATTAAAGTCAGTAGTTCATCCTCACTTGTTTCAGTCTGGCTGCTGTATTTTAACTCTTGTCTAAACCCAGTGATCTATGCCTTCTTTTACCCCTGGTTTAGAAAATCTATCAAACTCATTGTTACCTTTAAGATACTTCGGCCTGACTCTTGTGATACTAAAATACTGTAG